A window of the Branchiibius hedensis genome harbors these coding sequences:
- a CDS encoding DUF485 domain-containing protein, whose product MANDVQEEPTLAEEVQRSDEFVEMRRKFRGFVFPMTIAGLSWYFLYVLCAVFAHDFMSKKVIGNINIGLIFGLLQFVSTFAITMLYVRWADKEFDPRAEAIATKMKARMAEDGE is encoded by the coding sequence GTGGCCAACGACGTCCAAGAGGAACCGACCCTGGCGGAGGAGGTGCAGCGCAGCGACGAATTCGTCGAGATGCGAAGGAAATTCCGCGGTTTCGTCTTCCCGATGACGATCGCCGGACTGTCCTGGTACTTCCTGTACGTGTTGTGTGCGGTGTTCGCGCACGACTTCATGTCCAAGAAGGTGATCGGCAACATCAACATCGGGTTGATCTTCGGTCTGCTGCAGTTCGTGTCGACCTTCGCCATCACGATGCTCTACGTGCGCTGGGCCGACAAGGAATTCGACCCGCGCGCCGAGGCGATCGCCACCAAGATGAAGGCGCGGATGGCGGAGGACGGCGAATGA
- a CDS encoding solute symporter family protein — protein MNTLSVQTAATVGSPALNIGIFLLFVAFTLYIVLRVSRTNRSATDFYAGGRAFSGRQNGIAIAGDYLSAASFLGIAGAIALTGYDGFLYSIGFLVAWLIALLLVAELLRNVGKYTMADVLSFRLKQRPVRMAAAISTLAVSFFYLLAQMAGAGGLVALLLGIDGAVGQRIVVIAVGVLMIVYVLVGGMKGTTWVQMIKATLLIIGVFVMSVWTLGKFGLNLSSLLGGAADAGGDKLLNPGAKYGKDTTTKIDFISLSLALVLGTAGLPHVLMRFYTVPSAKEARRSGVWAIWLIGIFYLLTLVIGYGAAALVGSEKINAAPGKANSAAPLLAFELGGTVLLGIIAGIAFATILAVVAGLTITASASLSHDVYNSVIKKGTATPEEEVKVARLSALALGAVAIIGGIFAIGQNVAFLVALAFAVAASANLPTILYSLFWKRFNTRGAVWSIYGGLISAVTLIIFSPVVSGKPVVAATGKSESMLQGVDFHWFPLDNPGIISIPIGFFLGWLGTVTSKEHNEAKWAELEVRSLTGVGAEGAVDH, from the coding sequence ATGAACACACTCAGCGTCCAGACGGCCGCAACGGTCGGCAGCCCGGCCTTGAACATCGGGATCTTCCTTCTGTTCGTGGCTTTCACCCTCTACATCGTGCTGAGGGTCTCGCGCACCAACCGCTCCGCGACCGACTTCTACGCCGGCGGTCGGGCCTTCTCCGGACGGCAGAACGGCATCGCGATCGCCGGTGACTACCTGTCCGCGGCCTCCTTCCTGGGCATCGCCGGAGCGATCGCGCTGACCGGCTACGACGGCTTCCTCTACTCGATCGGCTTCCTGGTCGCATGGTTGATCGCGCTGCTGCTGGTGGCCGAACTGCTGCGCAACGTCGGCAAATACACGATGGCCGACGTCTTGTCCTTCCGGCTCAAGCAGCGCCCGGTCCGGATGGCGGCGGCGATCTCGACGCTGGCCGTGTCGTTCTTCTACCTGCTGGCCCAGATGGCCGGTGCTGGTGGACTCGTCGCGCTGCTGCTGGGCATCGACGGTGCCGTCGGCCAGCGGATCGTGGTCATCGCGGTGGGCGTGCTGATGATCGTCTACGTACTGGTCGGCGGGATGAAGGGCACCACCTGGGTGCAGATGATCAAAGCGACCCTGCTGATCATCGGTGTCTTCGTGATGAGTGTCTGGACCCTCGGCAAGTTCGGGCTGAACCTGTCCAGCCTGCTGGGCGGTGCCGCGGACGCCGGTGGGGACAAACTGCTCAATCCGGGTGCGAAATACGGCAAGGACACCACCACCAAGATCGACTTCATCTCGTTGTCCCTGGCTTTGGTGCTCGGAACGGCCGGTCTGCCGCACGTGCTGATGCGCTTCTACACCGTGCCGTCGGCCAAGGAGGCCCGTCGTTCGGGTGTCTGGGCGATCTGGCTGATCGGCATCTTCTACCTGCTCACCCTGGTGATCGGGTACGGTGCTGCAGCCCTCGTTGGGTCGGAGAAGATCAATGCCGCTCCCGGGAAAGCGAATTCGGCTGCTCCGCTGTTGGCGTTCGAACTGGGCGGCACCGTGTTGCTGGGCATCATCGCCGGTATCGCGTTCGCCACGATCCTTGCGGTGGTCGCGGGTCTGACGATCACCGCCAGCGCCTCGCTGTCGCACGATGTCTACAACTCGGTGATCAAGAAGGGCACAGCGACGCCGGAGGAAGAGGTCAAGGTGGCACGCTTGTCGGCGCTGGCCCTCGGTGCGGTGGCCATCATCGGCGGCATCTTCGCGATCGGTCAGAACGTCGCCTTCCTGGTGGCGCTGGCCTTCGCGGTGGCGGCCAGCGCGAACCTCCCGACGATCCTGTACTCGCTCTTCTGGAAGCGGTTCAACACCCGTGGCGCGGTGTGGAGCATCTACGGCGGTCTGATCTCGGCGGTGACGCTGATCATCTTCTCGCCGGTCGTGTCCGGTAAGCCGGTGGTCGCAGCGACCGGCAAGAGCGAGTCGATGCTGCAGGGTGTGGACTTCCACTGGTTCCCGCTGGACAACCCGGGCATCATCTCGATCCCGATCGGCTTCTTCCTCGGCTGGCTCGGCACCGTGACCAGCAAGGAGCACAACGAGGCGAAATGGGCTGAGCTGGAGGTGCGTTCGCTCACCGGCGTCGGCGCCGAAGGAGCCGTCGACCACTAA
- a CDS encoding helix-turn-helix transcriptional regulator, protein MTRLDRLFALTERLRAASPRLVTVAALAAEHQVSDRTIQRDLQTLMAGGVPVRFEEGRGGGWTIDVQHSLPPLNLTESEAVAVMLALTETGRMPYGSAAASALRKVRAGLGAAAKSHVGQWDSQVAVVAKEPVAHDVLQAIESAVTASTALALDYVAGDGATSERVVEPVGMLRGQDHWYLIAWCRTRDGFRAFRTDRIRRATGSDEPVARRDLPTVLRDEGVQIR, encoded by the coding sequence ATGACGCGGCTCGATCGGCTGTTCGCACTCACCGAGCGCTTGCGGGCGGCCAGCCCCCGACTGGTGACGGTCGCCGCGCTGGCCGCCGAGCACCAGGTCAGCGACCGAACGATCCAGCGGGACCTGCAGACCCTGATGGCCGGTGGTGTGCCGGTGCGCTTCGAGGAGGGCCGGGGCGGGGGTTGGACGATCGATGTGCAACACAGCCTGCCGCCGCTCAACCTGACCGAAAGTGAGGCCGTCGCAGTGATGCTCGCGCTCACCGAGACCGGCCGGATGCCCTACGGGTCCGCCGCCGCCTCCGCACTCCGCAAGGTCCGGGCAGGCTTAGGAGCCGCCGCGAAGAGTCATGTGGGTCAGTGGGATTCACAGGTGGCCGTGGTCGCGAAGGAACCGGTCGCGCACGACGTCCTGCAGGCAATCGAGTCGGCAGTGACCGCCTCGACGGCCCTGGCCCTTGACTACGTGGCGGGCGACGGCGCGACCAGCGAGCGCGTCGTCGAGCCGGTCGGGATGCTTCGCGGCCAGGACCACTGGTACTTGATTGCATGGTGCCGCACCCGAGACGGCTTTCGTGCCTTCCGCACCGACCGCATTCGTCGCGCCACCGGCAGCGATGAGCCGGTGGCGCGACGTGACCTCCCCACGGTCTTGCGGGACGAAGGCGTGCAGATTCGTTAG
- a CDS encoding alpha/beta hydrolase has protein sequence MDTTTSILTPAESALATFGHNSAALSAEHAAQWTSSTGNLYHLPDGLTWPQYRASSSIGDPTLDPDGRDEVVDGVPVRIIEPLTRPTRGTYLYLHGGGWCLGSHRTTDSRLRAIAEHTGLRAISVGYRQPPEHPFPACLDDCVAVADATRGPRLIGGDSAGAHLAALVLQRRPASWLGALLTFGVYDLAGTPSAGSRLDTPVSMLLADTPRERWREPQFSPLFGDLTGMPPALFTVGTRDTLLDDTLWMADRWRQVAAVRLEIVAGAGHAFTLADLPVRYETEALYREWLTERIEAAH, from the coding sequence ATGGACACCACAACCAGCATCCTGACGCCTGCCGAGTCCGCCCTGGCCACGTTCGGTCACAACAGTGCCGCACTCAGCGCCGAGCACGCCGCGCAGTGGACCTCTTCCACCGGGAATCTGTACCACCTGCCCGACGGCCTGACCTGGCCGCAATACCGGGCCAGCAGTTCGATCGGCGATCCGACGCTCGACCCGGACGGGCGCGATGAGGTGGTGGACGGCGTACCCGTCCGGATCATCGAGCCGCTGACCCGTCCCACCCGCGGCACCTACCTCTACCTGCACGGCGGCGGGTGGTGCCTGGGTTCGCACCGCACGACCGACAGCCGCTTGCGGGCGATTGCCGAGCACACCGGGCTGCGCGCGATCTCAGTCGGTTACCGTCAGCCGCCCGAGCACCCGTTCCCGGCGTGTCTGGACGACTGCGTTGCGGTCGCGGACGCGACGCGGGGTCCGCGCTTGATCGGCGGCGACTCGGCTGGCGCTCACCTGGCTGCGCTTGTCCTGCAACGGCGTCCAGCATCCTGGCTCGGTGCGCTGCTCACCTTTGGCGTCTACGACCTTGCCGGTACGCCGAGTGCCGGCTCCCGATTGGACACCCCCGTGAGCATGTTGCTGGCCGATACCCCGCGAGAGCGGTGGCGCGAGCCGCAGTTCTCACCGCTGTTCGGCGACCTGACCGGGATGCCGCCGGCCCTCTTCACCGTTGGCACCCGCGACACGCTCTTGGACGACACCCTCTGGATGGCCGACCGGTGGCGGCAGGTGGCTGCGGTCCGGCTGGAAATCGTCGCCGGAGCGGGGCATGCCTTCACCTTGGCTGACCTGCCGGTGCGCTACGAGACCGAAGCGCTGTATCGCGAGTGGCTCACCGAGCGCATCGAGGCAGCACACTGA
- a CDS encoding VIT1/CCC1 transporter family protein, whose product MTEQTVTPHEGEAHHEGVASKLNWLRAGVLGANDGIVSVAGIVVGVAGASSQRSDIAVAGVAGLVAGALSMAAGEYVSVSTQRDTEKALIAKETAELRDMPQEELEELTQIYQAKGLDRDLAEQVAHQLTEHDALAAHADAELNIDPNELTNPWEAAFASFLAFTVGAALPLAAILLPGPTWRVPITFIAVLIALVITGSVSARLGDAPVRPAVLRNVIGGALAMAITYGIGHAIGLAI is encoded by the coding sequence GTGACCGAGCAGACTGTGACCCCGCACGAAGGGGAAGCCCATCATGAGGGTGTCGCCTCGAAGCTGAACTGGTTGCGAGCCGGCGTCCTCGGCGCCAACGACGGCATTGTCAGCGTCGCGGGCATCGTGGTCGGTGTGGCGGGCGCAAGCTCGCAGCGTTCGGATATCGCCGTTGCAGGTGTCGCCGGTCTGGTCGCCGGTGCGCTGAGTATGGCCGCCGGAGAGTACGTTTCGGTGAGCACCCAGCGGGACACCGAGAAGGCATTGATTGCCAAGGAGACGGCCGAGCTCCGGGATATGCCGCAGGAGGAGCTCGAGGAGCTCACCCAGATCTACCAGGCCAAGGGCCTGGATCGGGACCTCGCCGAGCAGGTCGCTCATCAACTCACCGAGCACGACGCCCTGGCCGCGCACGCCGACGCCGAACTCAACATCGACCCGAACGAGTTGACCAACCCCTGGGAGGCGGCGTTCGCCTCGTTCCTCGCCTTCACGGTCGGCGCCGCCCTGCCCCTGGCAGCGATCCTGCTGCCCGGTCCGACCTGGCGGGTACCGATCACCTTCATCGCCGTGCTGATCGCACTCGTGATCACCGGTTCGGTGTCCGCGCGCCTGGGCGACGCTCCGGTGCGCCCGGCGGTGCTGCGCAATGTGATCGGTGGTGCGCTGGCCATGGCCATCACCTACGGCATCGGTCACGCGATCGGTCTGGCTATCTGA
- a CDS encoding ABC transporter ATP-binding protein translates to MKLVDAKDVAVHFPIKGGVIFDKTVGYVYAVDGMDLQIEEGETYGLVGESGCGKSTFGRALLWLDEPTGGSVTIDGDDLATLSKESLRRKRKDMQMVFQDPLSSLDPRQTVESLLLEGMAAHGLAKDKKAANTRLRELLAAVGLPPQALSKYPHEFSGGQRQRVGIARALSVDPKLIVADEPVSALDVSVQAQVINLLEDLQEQFGLTYLVISHDLAVVRHISDRVGVMYLGALVEEAHADDLYAAPLHPYTRALMSAVPVPDPTAEDTRERLLLTGDLPSPANPPSGCRFHTRCPWKQATRCDTERPQLRSVSIDGIPETHRVACHFAEGIFDGSLTEHEVEAVAVDPAATGTPDEGDLFQHGSISEL, encoded by the coding sequence GTGAAACTGGTGGACGCCAAGGACGTCGCGGTCCACTTCCCGATCAAGGGCGGGGTGATCTTCGACAAGACGGTTGGTTACGTCTACGCCGTCGACGGGATGGACCTGCAGATCGAGGAGGGCGAGACCTACGGCCTGGTCGGTGAATCCGGTTGCGGCAAATCAACATTCGGTCGAGCTCTGCTGTGGTTGGACGAGCCGACCGGGGGCAGTGTCACGATCGACGGGGACGACCTGGCGACCCTGTCCAAGGAGTCGCTGCGCCGCAAGCGCAAGGACATGCAGATGGTCTTCCAGGACCCGCTGTCCAGCCTCGATCCGCGTCAGACCGTCGAATCCCTTCTCCTGGAAGGGATGGCGGCCCATGGCCTGGCCAAGGACAAGAAGGCCGCCAACACCCGGCTCCGTGAGTTGCTGGCGGCAGTTGGTCTGCCGCCCCAGGCGTTGTCGAAGTATCCGCACGAGTTCTCCGGCGGCCAGCGACAGCGGGTCGGTATCGCCCGGGCATTGTCGGTGGATCCGAAGTTGATCGTCGCCGACGAACCGGTCAGTGCCCTGGACGTCTCGGTGCAGGCGCAGGTGATCAACCTGCTGGAGGATCTGCAAGAGCAATTCGGCCTGACCTACCTGGTCATCTCCCATGACCTGGCGGTCGTGCGGCACATCAGCGACCGGGTCGGTGTGATGTACCTGGGGGCATTGGTCGAGGAGGCGCACGCTGACGACCTCTACGCAGCGCCCCTGCATCCGTACACGCGGGCCCTTATGTCCGCCGTACCCGTGCCCGATCCGACCGCGGAGGACACCCGCGAACGGTTGCTGCTGACCGGTGACCTGCCCAGCCCCGCCAATCCACCCAGTGGCTGCCGCTTCCACACCCGGTGCCCGTGGAAACAGGCGACCCGTTGCGACACCGAGCGCCCACAGTTGCGGTCGGTCTCCATCGACGGTATCCCTGAAACCCACCGGGTGGCCTGCCATTTCGCGGAAGGCATCTTCGACGGCAGCCTGACCGAACACGAGGTCGAGGCCGTTGCCGTCGACCCTGCGGCGACCGGCACCCCCGACGAGGGGGACCTCTTCCAGCACGGTTCGATCTCGGAGTTGTAG
- a CDS encoding ABC transporter ATP-binding protein, which yields MNTEQTMNSPLLSVRDLTVTFGRGDRAFRAVDGVDFDVRAGQTVGLVGESGCGKSVTSLAIMGLLPGRGNTVTGTATFDGTDLLSLSSRAMRDRRGRDLAMIFQDPLSSLNPVVPIGTQVTEVMTRHRGLSKKAATPLARDLLERVGIPDPDRRLKEYPHQLSGGMRQRALIAMALACEPRLLIADEPTTALDVTIQAQILALLKELVTGSDTALIMITHDLGVVAGLCDEVNVLYGGKIVERASRHELFESPRHPYTNGLLASIPRLDAPRGERLTPVPGSVADNLPWTHACAFAPRCSQPIETCVQKMPELADDGDRLLRCHNPVPAKQEVGA from the coding sequence ATGAATACCGAGCAGACGATGAACAGCCCGCTGCTCAGTGTGCGCGACCTGACGGTGACCTTCGGTCGCGGCGACCGCGCCTTCCGAGCGGTCGATGGCGTCGACTTCGACGTGCGGGCAGGGCAGACCGTCGGCCTGGTGGGTGAGTCCGGCTGCGGCAAGTCGGTGACGTCGCTGGCGATCATGGGCCTGCTGCCGGGTCGCGGCAACACCGTCACCGGGACCGCCACCTTCGACGGCACCGACCTGCTGTCGCTGTCGTCGCGCGCCATGCGTGATCGGCGTGGTCGCGACCTGGCGATGATCTTCCAGGACCCGTTGTCCTCGCTGAACCCGGTGGTACCCATCGGCACCCAGGTCACCGAGGTGATGACCCGGCACCGTGGTCTGTCCAAGAAGGCGGCGACTCCCCTGGCCCGCGATCTGCTCGAGCGCGTGGGGATTCCGGATCCGGACCGCCGGTTGAAGGAGTATCCGCACCAACTGTCCGGCGGGATGCGCCAACGTGCGCTGATCGCCATGGCGTTGGCGTGTGAGCCGCGACTGCTGATCGCCGACGAACCCACGACGGCACTGGACGTCACCATCCAGGCGCAGATCCTGGCGCTGCTCAAAGAACTGGTCACCGGCTCCGATACCGCGCTGATCATGATCACCCACGACCTGGGCGTGGTGGCCGGACTGTGCGACGAGGTCAATGTGCTGTACGGCGGCAAGATCGTCGAGCGGGCTTCTCGCCACGAGTTGTTCGAGAGTCCGCGGCACCCCTACACCAACGGTCTGCTGGCGTCGATCCCGCGGCTGGACGCCCCGCGCGGTGAGCGGCTGACACCGGTGCCGGGTTCGGTTGCGGACAACCTGCCGTGGACCCACGCCTGCGCCTTCGCTCCCCGCTGCTCGCAGCCGATCGAGACCTGTGTGCAGAAGATGCCCGAACTCGCCGATGACGGCGACCGGTTACTGCGCTGCCATAACCCGGTCCCGGCCAAGCAGGAGGTAGGCGCGTGA
- a CDS encoding ABC transporter permease, which translates to MTPHPMGRKKERIDDLARSGSTAVLERTDEAGAVKDSEGVSLLASAWRRLRRNPMFLFGLAIVAIFLFVAIFAPLLARHNPGTQYLISQVTPNTPIPPAQPGFPLGGDDQGRDLLSRLIWGSRQTLMVGVGATIAGLLGGLILGTLAGALGGWVDSVVMRIVDVMLSVPSLLLAVSVAVLFGQASQWTVILAIGIAQVPIFARLLRGSMLAQRGSDHVLAARALGVRERSIVFRHMLPNSLGPVLVQATMVVATSIIDAAALSFLGLGNPDDSSPEWGQMLGNSEQFIDTYPHMAFYPAICIIVVALGFTLVGESLREALDPKSRR; encoded by the coding sequence ATGACGCCTCATCCCATGGGCCGCAAGAAAGAACGCATCGACGACCTCGCCCGCTCCGGCTCGACGGCGGTGCTGGAGCGCACCGACGAGGCCGGGGCGGTCAAGGACAGCGAGGGCGTCAGCCTGCTCGCCTCCGCCTGGCGACGGCTGCGTCGCAACCCGATGTTCCTCTTCGGGCTGGCAATCGTGGCGATCTTCCTGTTCGTGGCGATCTTCGCTCCGCTGCTGGCCCGGCACAACCCGGGGACGCAGTACCTGATCAGTCAGGTCACGCCGAACACCCCGATCCCACCGGCGCAACCGGGCTTCCCGCTGGGCGGCGATGACCAGGGCCGCGACCTGCTGTCCCGGTTGATCTGGGGTTCCCGGCAGACGCTGATGGTCGGTGTCGGCGCGACGATCGCCGGTCTGCTCGGTGGTCTGATCCTGGGCACCCTCGCCGGTGCCCTCGGCGGCTGGGTCGACTCGGTGGTGATGCGCATCGTCGACGTGATGCTGTCGGTGCCGTCGCTGCTGTTGGCAGTGTCCGTTGCTGTCCTGTTCGGTCAGGCCTCGCAGTGGACGGTGATCCTGGCCATCGGTATCGCGCAGGTGCCGATCTTCGCGCGATTGCTGCGCGGATCGATGCTGGCCCAACGCGGCAGTGATCACGTCCTGGCCGCCCGGGCACTCGGCGTACGGGAACGATCGATCGTCTTCCGGCACATGCTGCCCAACTCCCTCGGGCCGGTCCTGGTGCAGGCCACGATGGTGGTGGCCACCTCGATCATCGACGCGGCCGCACTGTCCTTCCTCGGCCTGGGCAACCCCGACGACTCCTCACCGGAATGGGGCCAGATGCTCGGCAACTCAGAGCAATTCATCGACACCTACCCGCACATGGCCTTCTACCCGGCGATCTGCATCATCGTGGTCGCGCTCGGCTTCACCCTCGTTGGTGAGTCGCTGCGCGAGGCCCTGGACCCCAAGAGCAGACGATGA